CCCCGTCTCGGCCTTCCTGAAGCTCCAGCAGTCCGGCAATGGCTACGCGTTCCTGCTGGAGAGTGTGGCCGGAGGTGAGAGCGTCGCCCGGTTCTCTTACCTGGCCGTCTCCCCCGCCCAGGTGTTTATCAGCAAAGGTCGCACCGCCACCATCATCCGTGACGGCGTGGCCGAAGAGCGCGCGATCCCCGAAGGCCAGGATCCCCTTCACATTCTGCGCGAGCTGCTGTCTGAGAGCACCTTCGTCCCCATCCCCGGCTGGTCGCGCTTCGACGGCGGCGCCGTCGGCTACATGGGCTACGACCTGGTGCGGTTCTTTGAGGATCTGCCGGATCAGAACCCCGACGACCTCGACCTGCCCGATTGTCAGTTCATGTTCACCGACACGCTGGTGATCTTCGATCACGTGATGCACCGCATACGGGTCCTTGCGAATGCGAAGATCAAGGGTGATCCGCAGGAGGCTTACTGGGAGGCCAGAGAGCGGATCGACAGCGTGGTGGACCAGCTTATGCAGCCCCTGGAGCGCCCTGACGTGCCACCTGCAAGGCATCCGATCCCCGACGATCCATCGGCGCTGCCGTCCACGATGACCAGGTCCGCCCACCGTGAGGCAGTCGCGAGGGCCAAGGAGTACATCGTCGCGGGCGATATCATCCAGGTGGTCCTGTCGCACCGCATGAGCGCGAAGGTGGACCTCCCCCCCTTCCAGCTCTACCGGGCTCTGCGGGCCATCAATCCATCCCCATACATGTTCTACCTGTCCTTCGGCGACCTGAAGCTCATTGGTGCGTCGCCCGAGATTCTGGTGACTGAGGAGAAAGGGCAGGTCGTCACTCGGCCCATTGCCGGAACGCGCCGTCGCGGGAGCACCCCCGAGGAAGACGCGCGGCTCGAGGAGGAGCTTCTCGCCGACCAGAAAGAACGAGCGGAGCATATCATGCTGGTGGACCTGCATCGCAATGACCTCGGCCGGGTCTGCGAGCCCGGAAGCGTTGTGGTGGATGACCTCATGGTCGTCGAGCGCTACAGCCATGTGATGCATATCGTGAGCAATGTCCGCGGCAAGCTCATGCCCGACCGTGACCAGTTCGACGTACTCCGCGCAACCTTTCCGGCGGGCACACTATCGGGCGCGCCAAAGATACGGGCGATGGAGATCATCGAGGAACTGGAGCCCGTGAAACGCGGACCGTACGGCGGCGCGATCGGTTACTTTAGCTTCTCCGGGG
This region of Armatimonadota bacterium genomic DNA includes:
- the trpE gene encoding anthranilate synthase component I encodes the protein MVTPELPEFLERARQGDLVPVYREIIADLETPVSAFLKLQQSGNGYAFLLESVAGGESVARFSYLAVSPAQVFISKGRTATIIRDGVAEERAIPEGQDPLHILRELLSESTFVPIPGWSRFDGGAVGYMGYDLVRFFEDLPDQNPDDLDLPDCQFMFTDTLVIFDHVMHRIRVLANAKIKGDPQEAYWEARERIDSVVDQLMQPLERPDVPPARHPIPDDPSALPSTMTRSAHREAVARAKEYIVAGDIIQVVLSHRMSAKVDLPPFQLYRALRAINPSPYMFYLSFGDLKLIGASPEILVTEEKGQVVTRPIAGTRRRGSTPEEDARLEEELLADQKERAEHIMLVDLHRNDLGRVCEPGSVVVDDLMVVERYSHVMHIVSNVRGKLMPDRDQFDVLRATFPAGTLSGAPKIRAMEIIEELEPVKRGPYGGAIGYFSFSGAMDTCITLRTIVMKGSTCYFQAGGGIVADSEPDAEYQETLIKAGALLDALRLAQRGEL